The following is a genomic window from Stegostoma tigrinum isolate sSteTig4 chromosome 24, sSteTig4.hap1, whole genome shotgun sequence.
TCAAATTATCCCCGTCGTCGTCTTGACAAATCTGCAGCCTTTAATGAGGTTGACCACAGCATTCTTTTCTCACGCCACTCTTCTACAAAATGCAATGGTGATTGATACCCAAGTGATTAATTATTTCTATTCACCTTGGTGAATCTTAAACCTCCCAATTCCTTTCAGCAATTCACATAGATACCTGCTACCAGCCAAGGATGCTCCCCTCTCTTGATCCCCTGACAGAAACTCCATTGCACATTTGAACCAGATTTCCACCAAACTTCTGGCAAAATAACCTGGAGTAAAGCATAAGGTGATCTGAGAATTTCGTGGCCACCATGATAAGTTAGGCTGACCTGCTGTCTTCAGTTTGGCAATGGAAGTGAGGTCCAAGATGACCAACCACCTGCATCACATCTAGAATATGTCTTTGGTCCAGTCATTTGGGTGCAGCCTGAAGTAATAAATCACTGAAGGTAAAATCGAAACATTTTTGTCCATCACTGGGAATCTAGGAGTGCAAATTCTACTCATAATTCACGTTTCATGTTCAGATGATGTTAAACAAACAGGTGAATTCTCGAAGAGCAAAAGAAACTTGTCATTAAAATCATTTTAGAGACCAAAGTAAGCTTTTAAAGGAGAACCATTTGTCAATTTATTCTGAACAGCACACAATTCATGAGAACTTTAAAGCAAGGACAATAAAGAATAATTCACAGTTCTGCGGAACACTGGGAAGGCTTTTGAAGCAGATTTGGAGTGAAGGACAGGACTAATTGTTATTCGTGTATGTCTCATTAGCAGCAGCTGCAGAGGTACAGACCAGAAGGTTGACAACCTTAGGAATAAAACACACTTAAATTGCACATtaggaaaaaaaatacatgcaagTTGGAGCTGTTTGCAGGAATGCGGAGGCTTTTGGCAAGAGCTGAGAATTGGTCAGAGGCGAGGCTAGTGTTACAGCACCACAAGTGGGCAAATTGTATATTGCAAGCATCACCTATTGGAGTTAGAATTGGCGATCTCGTCGTAACCCTTAAAGCTTTCTAGCCTCCTCAAGCACTCCCCACCTCCTCATAACCTAGCCACTACCTCTTGCCAAGGAAACTCAGCTATAAATATTTCATATGCGTGTCACAAAGATATTGTTGCCATGACATAATCACAATAATTTAATGTCCATTTCAGTTTTGTTATCTTGTTTCAAATCTATGTCAAGGTTCCATAATAATTTGAAAGAAATCTATAAATAAACAATCTCAAACTAAGGattaaaatacaatgaaatgaTTTAGCAAAAAGGTATTCTAATTTGATAGAATTTCtaaagatttcaaaatattttccatgCCTTTGAATGCAGTTATAGTACTTTAAAATCCAAAATTTTGACCTAAAATTGTTAACgttaaaaattaaaaacattaaCTAATTAAAACTCAAAATAATAATTAATTGTCAGAAAACATACACATGATGTTGGTGATATTTTACGTAAAAATATACTTtttcaataaattatttaaaGAATCTTAAGTGTGACTGAAGTCTGAACCCCATCCTCAACTCATGCTATAAGTTAATATTGACCTTTAATCTTTCCCATTGTATCAGAGGATGAGTTctacgttttttaaaaaaattgttgaattttGATACTCTGATTATCCATAATTAAAGTGAAGTTTTGGGTATTAATTAGATTAATTGAAAAGCTTCACTGTCCAATTCTGACAAGAAAAGTCGTGTTAATGTACTTTTAAAATCCAGTTCCATTCTACTGTGCATGGCCGCATAGTGACAGAACCAGagcagaatttagaagaatgagggaggagtcTCGCAGTaacatgtaaaattctaacagcattagacagggtagatgcaagaaGGAAGTTCTCAATGgcaggggagttcagaaccaagggtcacagtctaaggattttGGATACACTTTTTTAGGACCGAGCTgtggagaaatctcttcacccagaaaATGGGgagcctgtgaaatttgctggtacagaaaacattgaatgttttcctgatgaagggtctaggcccgaaacgtcagattttgtgctcctgagatgctgcttggcctgctgtgttcatccagcttcacactttgttatctcggattctccagcatctgcagttcccactacctctgTTTTTAACAAGGGGTCAAGTTTCATTTTCTAACTGAAGGAACCAAAGGAGAAAGTAGGATCCACCCATGgccatattgaatggcagtgcaggttcAAAGAGCTAAATGGCCTAGTTTTACACACATATTCAATGTTTTAATGTTTTTAGAGCCCTAAAATTAGACCAGCTAGTAACATTTACTATTAGAATACAAAATATGTGCTCATTTTCCATTCAACTTTATAAATTCTTTCAAGTTTTGAAAGGCAATGCAGTAAATATCTTATAAAATGGTGCATCTTGTCAACAATTTGTAAACTGCTGCAGAACATACGAAGCAAGTGGGGACACTCCCTCAGTGAGCTGTCACAGTTGGAGTTCATCTCTCTACTTGAACTGCcaatgaaataaaaactgttGCTATAATCAATGATTCATAGAATGCACTGAACTTGAACATTCTCAATTTCCATGTGACAATAATACCTCAAACAAATCAGATAATAAATGATtggaaagtaggagacagagagtggagAGAGGCTATAGGGCTTATTCTCTTCTTGTCGAGTTGTGACATGTATCTTGTGGGTCAGTATTGGTTTTCTGCTTTTCAgcatgtatattaatgatttagaggaaggtatagagagTTGTAGATCCAAGTTTGTAGGTGACATAGTTATGAAGCACAAGTTGTGTAGATAAACAAGAAGTTACAAAGAAACATAGAATGAGTAGGCAAAacaaaggcagatggagttcaaagtGGCGATCTGAAAAAAGGTTAGTGTATTTTCCTAATGACAGATTAGAAACTGTGGAAAAGGAAAATATGTCTTCATGTATACATCTCTACATTGTTTGCAAAATGTAAGCAATATGTCAAATGGAATGCCTGTCTTTTTGTCAAGGGTGTTGATATCCAAAAGTGAATAAGTAATGCTTCAATTACACAGAATCCATCTCAGATATTGTGTTTAGCTTTGGATACCAAACCACAGCTAAAAATATTGACCTTGGAGAGGGCACACCACAGATTTACCAGATTAATATCACATTTTCAATTGTTAAGTTATGAAGAAGTGTCGTGTAAATTAACAACAAAGAATAGGTAATTGAactcttttattcaaaaaggaaaatcTTCCACCAGTTCCTGATGATTATGTATTCAGGGCAAACCAATCTATCATTTAGCAATAAGGCTACTACTTACATTACCTCCATGATGTTCATGCAATGTTGTTTTCCTTTGCAGTAATGCAAAGCTTGCAGTGCAAATCCACACTTGAAATTTCACCTAACAGTTGAACAACCTGGCAAGATGCTCATGCTTAACTCCTCTTTTTTTGGAATCAGTTGGGTGCTGAATGGATTTGAACCAAAACTCTTAAGCTTTTACATCAGTGTTACGGCTGTAGTACAAATCCAACTTCAGTGGCAAATCTGATTTGGACAGACTGTAAAGATAGGCATTTGCTATCAGTGTTAACATATCATATTTGTGCAATAGGAAGAAGTGTTCTGCTGCAAGCCAGGTCAaagtcagtggtggggaaaagaGAAGTAGTTACATAGTAATTAGCCATTGATGTATCTGACCTAGAAAATTTGCTACTGTTGATGAGTATGAAGTATTGAAAAATTTTCTTTCTCCTAGTATTGACCTCACTGACCCAACGCTAATAGGAAGCAGATTTGGGATTTAAAAGGTGAAGATGCCATGGTTAATAAAGGACAGAGCAATATTAACAGACAGATGGCTCCTTGCTAGCTTTGTGTTCCAATTTGCATGACGCATTTGTAGATTTGTAGAGGAGACCATTCTGAATAATTTTCTCATGCATTGCTTGAAACTGAAGTGAAAGGTTTAATGGATTTGGACTATTTTATTTGAGATCTTAATGTCATTTAATTTATAGTGAATGGTCAACCTTAATGTAAAATTAACCTAGGCCACTGTTGTGttgaaatattttattcaaaCATTCACCATTCAATGCCAGTCTTTTTTATGACTCGGGTGTGTTCGTACAGAGTACAGTCATACATTAGTAGATCAATACAAAGCTATGGAAAGTGTAGGTAGTAAATACTTTCGTAATGGTAGCCGGTCATTTGTCTTTAAAATTTGGTTGATTGATGCaaagaaggttgcaagaacaTAGCAGTACTTTACTTTTAACATTCACTCCACTAGGAAATATAATAAATTAATTATGTCAGTGCTTAGTCTCTGGAACAATTATATCTTGTGTGCGAGAGGCTAGATAGTCCTTATGTCAGAACACTCTTATCACTCATATTCAGTTTAGTTTACCAGCCTGCTCATTGTAGGGCTTTGACATGGAATGACAGGTTGGAACCCAGTTTCTAGCAGCTGTCGAGCCAAGCCagaaaattggattcaaatttggcATTTGGCTGTAATGAATCCACAATCTCATTCAGGGGACCCATTAATATTGCAAATGTTTCAAATCAAAAAATTGTAATTGGTGGATGTTTTTCAAAGAGTAAAATTTGTCAATGCAGATTAAAGCTTAAAATAATGTCCAGCTTTGGTTGTTCTGGTTTAGGATTAGTTAAAATGCCCTCCATTGAAATATACGTTCAGTGACAAGCAAACCAAGAAGCTAAAATTATGACCTTCAAGGAAGAAGCCATTGGTTTAATCTCTCATCACAGTCTGTTGTATCATGCCTGGCACGTTGTGTCCATTTATTGTAACTAAAATAAAATAACATGATTTAACTGACTGATCACCTTATTTGGGTAGTCTTGGGCTGTGAATTTGAAGTTTAACTTCCTGAACTACAGTGGTTATACTAAGTGTATGTCACAATGGCCAAAATGTGTACTGTGACAATTGTAATGTCACATCTAAATCCAGATGTAATTGATTGATTGGCTGGTTAGAAAAATATCTCCACAGTTTaagcaatatttatttctcagacCTAACTGGCTTATTAGCTCACTACATCATTTCAAGTTCACATGCAGCTTGTTGACTAACATGTAATTGGATTTTTAACAATGTACCAGGCCATAATCATAACTGAACAATTTATATGCACTAAAAACCTAATATTATATTTCTGGAATGTCAAATCTCTCCATGAACATCTAAAATTCCACAGATATTTAAAGTAATAGTTTAAAAAATTATTAATGAAATTTAAGCTTTAATTTCGTTTACGCATACCAATCACCATTACATTTGCTGCACACTGAGTAACAACAGAAGAATGATCAGTGCTTTTAAATTTTGTGGCTTGCTGACTGTGAGAATACTTCAATATGATTACCGGCATAGCCTGGTTTCAGGCATCGCTGGATACACTATGCTTGCTACTAGAATGAAATTAACTCTGGTAATGGCAAAATCCACACCACAATGGTTACGAGATCTTTCCAGACAGCTTCCTGCAATGTCAGCAGTGAGTGACATCACTTCACTGCTGTAGGTAAAGCTTGTTCTTAGTTTATAAGTGACTCCTAGATCACTGCCAGTTCAATACATTCAACAGTTCAGTTTAGATGTATTGATAAGTCAGAATTTTCCCTTTAAATGACTTTTGCAGTATTTAAACTTTAGTTGTAACAAATCGCCTTAGTTCAAATTTGTACCTGAGCTCCGTCATATACAATTATATTTTATGTGGCTCTCTGACTGGTGTCTGTCAATATTTATCCTGTTATCAAACTTACCTCCCTAGATTTATGTTTCAACTATTGCTAAACATGAACATTCAGAAGaaggatttattttaaaatgattgcGTTATGGGTTTTGTAAAAGTTCATCGTCACTGAAGAGCAATTGCAATCAATGCTGTAGATGCTAACTCTACAATACTTATTAAAATGTAACAACATTAGATAATGACCAAGCCTTGCCTAGTCTGTATTTATCATTATGCTATTTTGTTGACAGGCTATTTTGATCCTCACTTGCTTGCTGTGGATTACAGAAGTATGGGATTCAGagaatgtcttgctgaagtcaTAAGGTATCTCAGCTCATTTGAACGATTTCAAGGCCATGACAATACTGATCCACTAAAAGACCGTCTGGTATCTCATCTCAACAACTATGTGTCTGAAATAGAGCCTGCACCATTGGCACCGGCTTCCTTGGTCCATCGAAACTGGACTTGGCCACACCACCAATTAAGTACTTTACTCCCACAGACAACAGAAGGAGGACAATTATCATGCAGGGATACTCTGCAGAACCCAGCTTTCCTTACTGGCTCTGCATTAGCATGCTCCGCATCATCTCTGAGAGGAATTCCTCTTGATAAAATAACATCCTCAGTGTTTTCACCCACACACAACCTTCTCCCAAACATGACATCATCTAGCCTTAATTTCTTGTCTAACCTGGCATCACCTATTCATAGAGTGCTATCCAACATGACATGCACATTTCCTAGTGTTCTGTCCAATGTAAGCTCAACGAACAAAATGTTAACTGGTGTTGCTGTATCTCCACAAATTAGTTCACCCTTGTTGTCACCTGCTTCCAATACCAGCACCATTCATACAACAAACCCAAATGCATCTATCCCTTGCTCTTTAGGACTTTTTCCATCTGTATCACACTTCCGACACAATCCCTCTAGTCAAACAAGCAACCTGAGCGCTCGCAAATCCCAGAGGTCATGGACAACAGCGATTGGGGCTTTCTGAATCTATCCTAATGAGGGAAATATTTACCTACACTTTTCTATGGTGATATATTGTGATATAAAAAGTATATTGTGCCAGAAAATATCCTGATAGATTTCAGCAGTTTGTAATCAtattgaaatgaaagaaaatataacTGAACTTCATTTCTATGCATCTTATAAGTGCAGAAGTTTCCTCTAGCATTCTAATCTATGAAGCAATTGTTTTTAGTCTGATAAATGAAGTGTTGTGTTTCCTTTAGTTTACTCCACCCTTCCCTACAGAGGTGCTTTTGTTTCTCAAACCAGGCTTGTTCCAAGCATGGAGCTTGGGTAAAAAATGGAGAACAAGATTTGTATTCAATTTTTAATGACCTTTCAATCCTCCTTCATGTCTGGGCCTTGATTTTCATCCATGAGTTGAGTGCACAGAGTCAGTAGAATTCCTGGCTTTGCAAGCCCAACTTTTGAAATTGGTGGCCTAGATATCAGATTCTCGCTCATACGCCAGAGGATGCTGACCAGGGAGTTGGGCTGTGCAGAAGGACTGTCTCAGGGCTCTGGCATAATGTCCAAAATCATTAGAAATAAATCAATCATGCATCTTCCCTCCAGTCCTAAGCCTCACGTTACTTCataacccacacaaccccctCCCTGACCCACGCCAATCATGTCACCTCATGACCTGTGCTGACCCCATGACACCCAATCCCCATGCCAAACTATTAGCCTGCAGCCACCCTACCTTTGTGGTCCTTCATAACCGTTATGCTAACTTAGTTCCAATTCATGCCAGCCCATTCTTCCCGACTCATCACCCTTTGGCCTTGTATCTACACAAAAGACTCACACAGTATACACCTAGGACCCATGCAGATATGAGGTAATATAAAATTCTATAAAATAAATTTCTAAGTATGTATTGCAGACTTCACCACATTGAGTACATTTTTATGGATGAGTTTTGATTTCTGTTTATATTCAATTAAATAAAGCCTTGTAACAACAAGCATTTCATTTGATTTGCTCAATCCCATACAAGAGCAAATATTGCAATTTATCACCCCATTTTAAAAAGTCTCTAAACATTTATAGATATGAATCAAACTGTAAAACAGAAACACGCTGTACTTCATAATGGATGGTTGTGAAATCAGTCAAGCAGCAAGAATCTAGAAATGGAAATTCTCAGTCATTTGTCAAGACAGAATGAAATGGCAAGCATTTTTTTAACACTGTACATTTTATTTGCAAAGATTTAAAGGACAAGATTTTTAAATACCATGACAACTTGTTAGCTCCCATTGGCAGAGTCTCGTGATATTTTTGACAGATTCCTCTTGACAGGTCCCCTTGACACTTTTGACATTTGTATTTGGCAGATCTGTTGACGGTTTCAATGAGCTTGATGGTTAATGTGATTATGCAACTTGCATCATACACACAAGCCCACTTTTAACAATTCCTAAAGCCACTTTACCTCTCCCAAAGGGCACCTTACATTTCCCCGAATGGTGTTTCAGAACCATACCCAAAGGGTTACCATAGCTTTCTAAAGAGGTACCCTGGCTAATCAAAGACTTACACAAAGTCCAGATCAAATTCTACGTACCTTGGTTTTCATACTCCTAGGCTACCAAAATCTGACCTGAGTGGAGGCAGTTGC
Proteins encoded in this region:
- the LOC125464861 gene encoding hairy/enhancer-of-split related with YRPW motif protein 1-like isoform X1 translates to MKRLYDESSTDSELEEMIDVGKEEHYCPVTQSTSPTTTSHILARKKRRGIIEKRRRDRINNSLSELRRLVPTAFEKQGSSKLEKAEILQMTVDHLKLLHATGGKGYFDPHLLAVDYRSMGFRECLAEVIRYLSSFERFQGHDNTDPLKDRLVSHLNNYVSEIEPAPLAPASLVHRNWTWPHHQLSTLLPQTTEGGQLSCRDTLQNPAFLTGSALACSASSLRGIPLDKITSSVFSPTHNLLPNMTSSSLNFLSNLASPIHRVLSNMTCTFPSVLSNVSSTNKMLTGVAVSPQISSPLLSPASNTSTIHTTNPNASIPCSLGLFPSVSHFRHNPSSQTSNLSARKSQRSWTTAIGAF